ATGTGCGGCAACCAATCCGAGATCCACAGCCCTCCTTCGCCATGCTGTTTCCATGTTCGTTTGGACTCCAACACCGGTGAATCGAATTCCCCCATCGCCGTAATGACGCGGCCGAAACTATCGGGCAATGGCTTGCCGGCCAATTTTTGGATCGCGGGTTTTGGATCAAACGTATCGATATGACTTGGGCCGCCCTCCATGAACAAAAAGATCACACTCTTCGCCCGTGCGGGGTGATGCGTCAGCTTGGACATCAACGGCGACGGTGCAGCCGTCGACTCTGCGGCGGAACCGACACCCCCGAGCATGCCAGCCAGCGCCAGTGCCCCGAATCCGGTTCCACTTTGCAACAACATTTCTCGTCGCGAATAGGTTGATGTCATTGATTGTTCCATTTTTGAGATGCTTGATCGTCGTGGATCGCTCCGCGATCATCACGCCAAGTCATTGATCGTTCCGTATTGATTGCGGAGCAATCAACGCCCCATTTTCACCCGACGACTAGTCGATATAAATAAACTCGTTGGAATTGAGCAGTGCGTGCACGAGTGCGATGCGAGCACGAGTGCGGGGGGAAGCGACGTCGGACTCGTTGATGCTTGTCGACGCGTGATGTTGATGACCGGACGAATCGAAACCAATCGATTCCTTATCTTCGAACTGCCAATCCGTCACATAGTTGGGCAATCCTTCGGCCGAATCCGCTTGCGCGACCTTGGTTAGATCGCGTGCTTTGGCTTCGATACGAATGCTGTCGATCAATCCATCCCATTGATGTTGACCAAAGCGATCCCCAATCGTCAGATCATTGTTGGGACGAATGCCTTTGGTGACGGTATGCTTTGCATGAGCAACCTGTAGCTTGGCGTCCTTCACCGACAGATCTTTTAGATAAAAGGTGATGCCATTTTCCGAGGTATCATCGAGCTTGACGCTTGCGGCAACGTAATACGGCTTATTTAATTCGGGCCTCAAATTCGAAGCGACGACTTCATAATGAAGGGCTTCGCCTGTCGCAGTTTTGCCGACAAGTTGCAGGATTAAGTTGCGTGGTTTGTAGGAGCTTTTAGCTGACGTGACGCCCAACGACCATCCGGCCCCCGTACGGTTGCCGTTCCAATGGCCAACGATGGTGCGAACATTGGCATTTTCGTAGAGCGATCGCAAAAGGACGACCGCTTCGACGGTAAAGTCGCCGTCGGGAAGTTCCTTTGACGTGGCCAGACTCACACGCATCGGACCGCCGGGCTTCAAATCAATGGCGTGGCCGGCCACCTTCGGCATCGACACCAACGTTTCGATTTTTGGTCCTGGATCTTCGGGGGTTTCCCCAGCGTAGTGTTCGAGAAATTCCAACGCCATCTGCACTTCGTCTTGGCTCGGTTGGCGACTGAACAGGGCTTCGTAGGCATTCGCGATCAGCAGCTCATCATCGCCACGGTTCGCAATGCGTCGGACGATGGCGGTGGCACGATCGTGCGACCAACTGCCGTTGCTGAGCAGCAACGCTTGCGGCGACGTGGTCGTACGATGCCGTTTCCCCACACTACGCATGCGATCGGGTGCGTCAAATGCAGCCAACAGGGGATCAGGCGAATTGCGGCGTACCGTTTTGTAAATCGCTCGCTTCGCCGAATTCAATTCACCGCTAGCGGTCAGCACCGCATCGGTAATCTCTTCGCCGGATAACCGTCGCGGGTTCATGCGCCACAGCAATTCGTTATGGGGATCGGCGGCACTGAGCGCCTCGTCGATCGGACGCTGAGACGTTTGCCGATAGGTGGCCGACAGCAGGATGCGCCGATGCAGCTTTTTCAAACTCCAGCCATCTTCAATGAACCGCGACGCGAGCCAGTCCAACAGCAACGGGTGCGTTGGCGGAACACCTAGTTGTCCAAAATCGCTAGACGTCTCCACCAATCCCACGCCAAAGTGTTGTTGCCAAACACGATTGACGATCACGCGAGCGGTCAGCGGGTTTTCGGGACTGGCAATCCAATCGGCCAATGCGGTGCGGCGTCCTGTCGAACGAAGCGACGCAGGCGGCGACGTAATCTCGGCGTCCCCGTCATCGAGCAAGGTAATAAAGCCAGGAGCAATCGGCGTTTTGTCACTCGCGTCGGGAATGAACGTCTCGGGCGCGACCGGCCCTACATCGCTGGCGACGAAATCAATGGCGGGAAGTGGTTCGGGTTTGATCGCGTCAAACTCCGCCAACTTTTTGTGCAGTGCTTGCCGCTCTTGTTCTTGTTCCTCACTCAACCACTTTGACAACTTGTCGTAGGGCAGATCGAATTGTCGCTCAGCGAGCGAGGCAATTTGGTGTTCATAGGGAGTCCGTTCGTGCGGCTGCTTGTGGATCATCGCCTTAATTTCCGCGATGAATTTATCCGCTTTCTCACGAGTCGCATGTTGGATCGCCACGGGATATTCGATTTCACGTAATCGCTCACGAATCTCGGATGTCGCAGCTTCCCATTTTGCATACTCGGCTTGATAGACGCGTCGCGTTTCCGCATCGGCGACGGGATGCCCCTCAGTGGGCTGAAACGCAGCAAAGAAGGCCTTGATGCGAAAGAAGTCCTTTTGCAACAAAGGATCAAATTTATGGTCGTGGCATCGAGCACACTTCAATCCTTGCGCTAGAAAAACGTCGCTCGTCGTTTCGGTGATGTCGTTTAAGATTTCATGCCACTGTGTCTCGACATCGCGTTGATTGTGTTCGTAGATCCAATGCCTCAGGTACATCGTGGCGATGTGGGCATCACGATTACCTGGATCGATTTCGTCGCCGGCCAGTTGTTCACGAATAAAGCGGTCATACGATTTGTCTTCGTTAAATGACCGAATGACGTAGTCGCGATAGAGATGAGCGTGGGGGCGTACGTGGTCGGCGCGATAACCATCCGAGTCAGCATACCGGACAAGATCGAGCCAGTGCCGTGCTTGGCTCTCGCCGTACGCTTCACTTTGCAACAAGCGATCGACCATCGCCTGGTAATCAAAATCAGCGGAGGAGGCTGCTTTGATTGCCGCTTCATCGGGTGGTAACCCCGTGATCGCAAAATGGACGCGGCGAACCAGCGTCAGCGGGTCGGCTTCGAAAGAGGGAGCGAGGTTTTCGCTTTCCAGACGCGTGAGAATGAAACGATCCAAATCGCCACGACACCAATCGTCACGCACGGTCGCGGGTGGCTTGGGGTCGCGAATCGGTTGGTAACACCACCACTCGCGGTCTTGCTCGCTGATGGTCGGCGGTGGTTCGATCGTAACATCCGCAGGCCAAGGAGCTCCGGCGGC
The sequence above is a segment of the Novipirellula galeiformis genome. Coding sequences within it:
- a CDS encoding DUF1553 domain-containing protein: MHRISLALFAGFLFCGQAVCQQLSREERNLFEIHVRPTLTQHCIKCHGETKQEGGLQLTTLEQLLEGGESGPAIVVGNPDESLLVEALRYESFEMPPEEPLQDEPIAGLVKWIAAGAPWPADVTIEPPPTISEQDREWWCYQPIRDPKPPATVRDDWCRGDLDRFILTRLESENLAPSFEADPLTLVRRVHFAITGLPPDEAAIKAASSADFDYQAMVDRLLQSEAYGESQARHWLDLVRYADSDGYRADHVRPHAHLYRDYVIRSFNEDKSYDRFIREQLAGDEIDPGNRDAHIATMYLRHWIYEHNQRDVETQWHEILNDITETTSDVFLAQGLKCARCHDHKFDPLLQKDFFRIKAFFAAFQPTEGHPVADAETRRVYQAEYAKWEAATSEIRERLREIEYPVAIQHATREKADKFIAEIKAMIHKQPHERTPYEHQIASLAERQFDLPYDKLSKWLSEEQEQERQALHKKLAEFDAIKPEPLPAIDFVASDVGPVAPETFIPDASDKTPIAPGFITLLDDGDAEITSPPASLRSTGRRTALADWIASPENPLTARVIVNRVWQQHFGVGLVETSSDFGQLGVPPTHPLLLDWLASRFIEDGWSLKKLHRRILLSATYRQTSQRPIDEALSAADPHNELLWRMNPRRLSGEEITDAVLTASGELNSAKRAIYKTVRRNSPDPLLAAFDAPDRMRSVGKRHRTTTSPQALLLSNGSWSHDRATAIVRRIANRGDDELLIANAYEALFSRQPSQDEVQMALEFLEHYAGETPEDPGPKIETLVSMPKVAGHAIDLKPGGPMRVSLATSKELPDGDFTVEAVVLLRSLYENANVRTIVGHWNGNRTGAGWSLGVTSAKSSYKPRNLILQLVGKTATGEALHYEVVASNLRPELNKPYYVAASVKLDDTSENGITFYLKDLSVKDAKLQVAHAKHTVTKGIRPNNDLTIGDRFGQHQWDGLIDSIRIEAKARDLTKVAQADSAEGLPNYVTDWQFEDKESIGFDSSGHQHHASTSINESDVASPRTRARIALVHALLNSNEFIYID